From the genome of Candidatus Saccharimonadales bacterium, one region includes:
- a CDS encoding RpiB/LacA/LacB family sugar-phosphate isomerase — protein sequence MKIYLASDHAGFHLKSRIHAYLVQHDYDVEDVGDETFDPKDDYPQFAYAATTKLLGTKEDARAILICGSGQGMCIAANRVHGIRATVVESVWMAKDVREDDDSNILCLPARVLEKQDSKLVTDILDTWLKTPFSNAPRHTRRLKEIEELYG from the coding sequence ATGAAGATCTATCTTGCTTCTGACCACGCCGGCTTTCACCTCAAGTCAAGGATCCACGCCTATCTTGTTCAGCATGATTACGACGTTGAGGACGTTGGTGATGAGACGTTTGACCCAAAGGATGACTACCCGCAATTTGCCTATGCTGCTACGACAAAGCTGCTTGGTACTAAAGAGGATGCCAGGGCTATTTTGATCTGTGGTAGCGGTCAAGGTATGTGTATTGCCGCCAACCGGGTTCACGGCATCAGGGCAACGGTCGTTGAGAGTGTTTGGATGGCCAAGGATGTTCGCGAAGACGACGACAGCAATATTCTCTGCCTACCCGCGAGAGTACTTGAAAAGCAGGACTCGAAGTTAGTCACTGACATCCTGGATACGTGGCTAAAGACTCCTTTTTCAAATGCCCCTCGACATACTCGCCGTCTGAAAGAGATAGAGGAACTCTACGGGTAA
- the gap gene encoding type I glyceraldehyde-3-phosphate dehydrogenase — protein MRTRVAINGFGRIGRNAFKIAFERDDLEVVAINDLTDTKTLAHLLKFDSNYGIYQHDVSSGEGEIVVDNHHVLVLSEKDPAALPWGAHQIDVVIESTGLFTDPKKAHAHIHPAGAKRVVISAPAHGAGASTIVLGVNEEALKEHPKIIDNASCTTNSLAPVAEIVEEKFGIEKALMSTIHSYTQDQRLQDAPHKDLRRARAAAENIVPTTTGAAIAAALTVPALQGKFNGLSFRVPTPVVSLSDITFLVKKEVTEDQVNDVFRAAAKEPRYQGILDVNELPLVSKDFHGNSHSAIVDLPLTMVVGGNLLKVVAWYDNEWGYSNRLVEMTADAGRGLS, from the coding sequence ATGAGAACACGAGTGGCCATTAATGGTTTTGGTCGAATCGGCCGAAATGCTTTTAAAATCGCTTTTGAACGAGACGACCTTGAGGTCGTTGCCATCAATGATCTAACGGATACAAAGACACTTGCTCATCTATTAAAGTTTGACAGCAACTACGGTATCTATCAGCACGATGTGAGCTCCGGTGAAGGCGAGATTGTAGTCGATAACCACCACGTCCTTGTTCTGTCTGAAAAAGACCCTGCTGCTCTACCGTGGGGAGCACACCAGATCGATGTCGTTATTGAGAGCACCGGTCTCTTTACTGACCCCAAGAAAGCCCATGCACATATCCATCCTGCGGGCGCAAAGCGAGTTGTGATATCTGCTCCCGCTCACGGTGCTGGCGCATCGACGATCGTACTAGGAGTCAATGAAGAGGCTCTCAAGGAGCATCCGAAGATCATCGATAACGCTAGCTGTACTACCAACAGCTTGGCGCCAGTTGCTGAGATTGTCGAAGAGAAGTTCGGTATAGAGAAAGCTCTTATGAGCACGATCCACAGCTACACACAGGATCAGAGGCTTCAGGATGCACCACACAAAGACCTTCGGCGGGCCCGCGCGGCAGCAGAGAACATCGTCCCGACCACAACCGGCGCTGCAATCGCCGCTGCCCTGACCGTTCCGGCCCTTCAGGGCAAATTTAACGGGCTTTCCTTTAGAGTGCCGACGCCGGTAGTCTCACTGAGCGACATTACATTCTTGGTTAAGAAAGAGGTGACTGAAGATCAGGTTAACGATGTCTTCCGAGCGGCTGCCAAAGAACCACGCTATCAGGGGATCCTCGATGTCAATGAACTACCGCTTGTTTCCAAAGACTTCCATGGTAACAGCCACTCGGCCATAGTTGACCTACCGCTCACGATGGTGGTTGGCGGTAATCTTCTCAAGGTCGTGGCATGGTACGACAACGAATGGGGCTACAGTAATCGCCTCGTTGAGATGACCGCCGATGCAGGCAGGGGCCTCAGCTAA